The Alicyclobacillus vulcanalis DNA window TGGCGTCGGCCGACAACACCCTCGAGTTGCCGAGTGACATCGAGGTCAGGCGCCTTCCGACGTGGCTGCCCGCCGCCTACAAGCCGCGCCGCGCCGTGGAAAAGGTTCTCGGGCGATTCGTCGACGAGGCGTGGCTATGGGAGCGGCGCGCGCCTGGCGCGCCCGATGCGCCCGTGGATCTGATCTACAGCCGGTCCCAGCCTGGGGCGAGCCACCTGCTCGCGCTTCGCTGGAAGTTGGCGACGGGCAAGCCGTGGATCGCCCAGTTCAGCGATCCGTGGGCGCACAATCCGTACCACGTCGGGCGCACGGCGCGGCGCAAGGCGTTCGATGAGGCCCATGAGCGCGCGGTGGTTGCCAAGGCCGACGCGCTCGTGTTTCCCACGCGCGAGATCTTGGAGCAGTACGAGCAGCTGTACCCGCAGAGTTCCGTCGCGAAGAAGTCGATCATCCTGCCCCATCACTTCATGCCAGAGCTGTACCCTGCGCACGTCGCGCGCCCGGCCGAGGCGGCCGACAAGCTGCTCTTTGCGTATCTGGGCGATTTCTACGGCCAGCGTTCACCCGAGCCGTTTCTCGCAGGCTTGGCGCGAGCCCTTGCCGCGCGCCCGGACATGAGGCAGCGGGTCGCCGTCGAGTTCTACGGCAACGTGGAGTCCAAGTTCGAGCCGCTGGTGGCGCAATCGCCCGTTCCCATCCGCAAGGGGCGCGTCTCGTACCTGGAGAGCCTCGCGCGGATGCGGCGCGCCGACGTGTTGCTCCTCATTGATGCGCCGTCGCCCACGGGCCGGAATCCGTTTCTGGCCTCCAAGCTGATCGATTATTTGGGCGCCGGTAGGAAAATACTGGGTATTACGGACGTGGAGGGGACCGCCGCGGACGTCCTTCGCGCCGAGGGCCATCCCGTCGTGAGCCCGCGCGACGTCGACGGGATCGCGTCGGCCATCGTGGCGCTGATGGACGCGTTTGAGCGCGGCGAGTCGTTTTCCGTGCCCGTGCCCATGGCGTATTCCAGCGAACAGGTCGTGGGGGAACTCGCGGCCCACATGGAGCGTCTGTTGGGGGAGACACGCATGAAGTGAGGGTGAGTGATGAACACCATCGTGTGGCAGCCGACGCCGGTGACGAAGGCGGACAGGCGCCGGTTGAACGGGCACTCCAGTTGTGTCGTGTGGCTCACAGGGCTGTCGGGATCGGGCAAATCCACGATTGCCGGCGCGCTCGAACTCGCGCTCCACGAGCGCGGCGTGCGCACGTATCTCTTGGACGGGGACAACCTCCGCCACGGTCTGAATCGCGATCTCGGCTTTTCGCCTGAGCATCGCGCGGAGAACATCCGCCGAACGGCGGAGGTCGCGAAGCTGTTCGTCGACGCGGGGATCATCGCCATCTGCGGCCTCATTTCGCCGTATCGGCGGGATCGCGAGGCAGCGCGGGCGATGTTTGAGCCTGGGGAGTTCATCGAGGTGTTTGTCGATTGTCCCGTCGAGGTGTGCAGATCGCGGGATCCCAAGGGGCTGTACAAGCGCGCGCTGGCCGGGGAGATCAAGGGCTTCACGGGCATCGACGATCCCTACGAGCCGCCCATCCGCCCGGATGTCATGGTCCAGACGGATCGAACGCCGCTCCGGGAGTGCGTGCGGGCCATTCTCCATCACCTTGAGCAGCGCGGCCTGCTCGGCGCATCGGCGCAGCGCGCCGGCGAACGAGCGGCCGGGGAAAGGTAGGGGATGGACGTGGCGCGGCCCAACTTTTTCATCGTGGGTGCGGCGAAGAGCGGGACGAGCTCGCTCGACAGGTACCTGAGCCAGCACCCGGACATCTACATTCCGCCGAAAAAAGAGGCTCACTTCTTCTCCATTCCTGATTTTCCCGAGCGTTTCACAGGCCCCGGCGACGAGGGCATGAACCTGTACACCATTCGCGACGAAGAGGCGTACCTGAAGCTGTTCGATGGCCACAAGGGCGAGCGCGCCGTCGGCGAGGCGTCCGTATTTTACCTGTTCTACCCGGGCACGGCCAGGCGCATTCGAGAGGCGTATCCGGACGCGAAGATCCTCATCATGCTGCGGAATCCGGTCGATCGCGCCTTCTCCGCGTACATGCACCTCGTGCGAGACGAGCGCGAGACGCTCCCGTTCCGCGAGTCGCTTGCCAAGGAGGAGGAGCGCATCCGCCAACACTACGAGCCGCTGTGGTATTATCGTGCCGTCGGCCTGTATGCGGCGCAGGTCAAGCGGTATCTCGACGTGTTTGGTCCGGAGCAGGTCAAGGTGATCCTGTTCGAGGAGTTCGCGCGCGATCCGGTTCAGGTGGTCAGGGACTGCTGCGCGTTTCTCGGCGTGTCCACGGACTTCGTCCCGGATACCTCCGTCCGCCACAACGAGTCTGGCATTCCGAAGTCGAGATCGATTTACAACTTCATCGCGAAGCCAAACGCGCTGAAGGAGATCGTGAAGCCCTTCATTCCGGCGAGCGTGCGCGAGCGCCTTGGCAACCGCGCCAAGTCGATGGTGCTTGGGCGCATGGAGATGGAGCCGGACCTTCGCGAAGAGCTGGCCGCCTTTTTTGCGCCGGATATCGACCGACTCGAGGCCATCCTCGGACGAGATCTGTCCCTGTGGCGCCGCGCTCGGCGGGCCGCGGGATCGCAATGAACGCTTGGGGGGAGAGGCATGGAGGTTTTGGAGGCGATTCGAGGGCGCCGGCACATCAAGCTGTTCAAGCCGGACCCCATCGATGAGGCGACGTGGATGAGCTGGTTGCAGGAGGCGGCGAATGCGCCCAATCACAAGATGACCGAGCCGTGGGAGATCATCGTCGTGGGGCCGGAAGCTCGGATGAATCTCCGGCACGGTGCGAATTTTGGCGATGCGCCGGTGGTGCTCGCGGTGCTCTCGAAGCGGGGGGCGTCGCAAATCGAGCGCGACGAAAACCTGATGGCGGTGTCGTGCTTCCTGGAAAACCTGAGCCTTGTGGCGGAAGCCCACGGCGCAGGCATTCGCTGGACCTCCATCGGTTGGCAAGAGCATGCGCGCGAGGTCCTCGGCGTGTCGGACGAGTACGAGATTGCCAATATCATTGGGTTGGGCTATCCGGCAGAGGTACCGCCCGCGAAGCCGCGCACGCCCATCGCCGAGAAGATCCGGCGGGTGCCGTGAGGATGGACGCGAAGCACGGTGCAGACCTCGAGGCGAGATCGCCCTGGGCGCTCGAAGGGTATCGCCTGGCCCGCGTGGGGCCGATGCCGGGGCGGGTTGACGCGGACGTGCGCGTGCCGGGATCGAAGAGTGTGACCAACCGTGCGCTCGTCATCGCGGCCTTGGCCGACGGCGAGTCGGTGCTGTCGGGCATTTTGCAGAGCGACGACGCCTACTGGTGCATCGAGGCGCTGCGTTCGCTCGGCGTCCGGGTCGACGTGGAGGGCGATCGCGTCCGCATTCAGGGGGCAAACGGCCGGTTTCCCGCGAGCCGAACCGCGGTGTACACGGGCGCGGGTGGGACGACGGCGCGGTTTCTGACGGCCGCGCTCGCGGCCTCGAGCGGCGAGTACGAGATCCGCGGAAGCAGGCGCATGAACGAGCGGCCGATGGGCGAATTGTTTCGGGCACTCCGCACGCTGGGGGCCGACATTGTGCCGCTCGAGCGGCCGGAGACGTTGCCCATCCGCCTGCGGGCGCGGGGCCTGTCGGGCGGCGCGGTGGAGATGTCGGGGGCGCAATCGTCGCAGTTTGTGAGCGGCGTGCTCATCGCGGCTCCGTACGCGAAGGCCCCGACCGAGGTGCGGATTGTCGATCACATCGTTCAACACGCCTATGTCGAGATCACGCTCGACATGATGCGCGATTTCGGGGCGCGCTGCAGTGCGGACGATGAGCTCACCTCCATCTCGGTGGAGCCGTGTGGGTACCGCGGCCGCGCGTACGACATCGAGGCGGATGCATCGACGGCCTGCTATTTCTTCGCCGCGGCCGCCGCGACGGGGGGACGGGTGCGGGTGACGAATCTCACGCAGAACACCCGGCAGCCCGACGT harbors:
- a CDS encoding nitroreductase family protein, with protein sequence MEVLEAIRGRRHIKLFKPDPIDEATWMSWLQEAANAPNHKMTEPWEIIVVGPEARMNLRHGANFGDAPVVLAVLSKRGASQIERDENLMAVSCFLENLSLVAEAHGAGIRWTSIGWQEHAREVLGVSDEYEIANIIGLGYPAEVPPAKPRTPIAEKIRRVP
- the aroA gene encoding 3-phosphoshikimate 1-carboxyvinyltransferase is translated as MDAKHGADLEARSPWALEGYRLARVGPMPGRVDADVRVPGSKSVTNRALVIAALADGESVLSGILQSDDAYWCIEALRSLGVRVDVEGDRVRIQGANGRFPASRTAVYTGAGGTTARFLTAALAASSGEYEIRGSRRMNERPMGELFRALRTLGADIVPLERPETLPIRLRARGLSGGAVEMSGAQSSQFVSGVLIAAPYAKAPTEVRIVDHIVQHAYVEITLDMMRDFGARCSADDELTSISVEPCGYRGRAYDIEADASTACYFFAAAAATGGRVRVTNLTQNTRQPDVHFVDVLAKMGCDVKSSRAGIEVRGPEKLRGGFSISMKEMSDQTLTLAFLAPLADGPIEITGVGHIRHHESDRLRVIVETLSRLGVRAEEREDGVRIEPGTPRRAVLASYDDHRVAMALSVLALGADGLEIEDPGCVSKTCPTFFDHLRALGVPVELVP
- a CDS encoding sulfotransferase family protein, whose product is MDVARPNFFIVGAAKSGTSSLDRYLSQHPDIYIPPKKEAHFFSIPDFPERFTGPGDEGMNLYTIRDEEAYLKLFDGHKGERAVGEASVFYLFYPGTARRIREAYPDAKILIMLRNPVDRAFSAYMHLVRDERETLPFRESLAKEEERIRQHYEPLWYYRAVGLYAAQVKRYLDVFGPEQVKVILFEEFARDPVQVVRDCCAFLGVSTDFVPDTSVRHNESGIPKSRSIYNFIAKPNALKEIVKPFIPASVRERLGNRAKSMVLGRMEMEPDLREELAAFFAPDIDRLEAILGRDLSLWRRARRAAGSQ
- the cysC gene encoding adenylyl-sulfate kinase, producing the protein MNTIVWQPTPVTKADRRRLNGHSSCVVWLTGLSGSGKSTIAGALELALHERGVRTYLLDGDNLRHGLNRDLGFSPEHRAENIRRTAEVAKLFVDAGIIAICGLISPYRRDREAARAMFEPGEFIEVFVDCPVEVCRSRDPKGLYKRALAGEIKGFTGIDDPYEPPIRPDVMVQTDRTPLRECVRAILHHLEQRGLLGASAQRAGERAAGER
- a CDS encoding glycosyltransferase, with translation MPTEKPNVTVISYHAPPVLNAESILVWKTLQVLRSSFSLRLVTANVASADNTLELPSDIEVRRLPTWLPAAYKPRRAVEKVLGRFVDEAWLWERRAPGAPDAPVDLIYSRSQPGASHLLALRWKLATGKPWIAQFSDPWAHNPYHVGRTARRKAFDEAHERAVVAKADALVFPTREILEQYEQLYPQSSVAKKSIILPHHFMPELYPAHVARPAEAADKLLFAYLGDFYGQRSPEPFLAGLARALAARPDMRQRVAVEFYGNVESKFEPLVAQSPVPIRKGRVSYLESLARMRRADVLLLIDAPSPTGRNPFLASKLIDYLGAGRKILGITDVEGTAADVLRAEGHPVVSPRDVDGIASAIVALMDAFERGESFSVPVPMAYSSEQVVGELAAHMERLLGETRMK